A single genomic interval of Cytophagales bacterium harbors:
- a CDS encoding tetratricopeptide repeat protein yields the protein MENKKTIIKTTAYLTILLLAMGGSSPEYSGSWGAGGNTKIDSLKTVIQTASHDTTKVKALSDLAWKLMYSKPDTATILCEKALELLETDNLKVEGDSPSDHPFLRTAVFNTLGAINYIQSNYPQALEYYFKALKIRKELGDKKGMAASYNNIGLIYWNQSSYPQALEYYFKAVKIEVELGEKSTALAAFYNNIGIIYWYQSNYPQALEYYFKSLKIEEQLGDKKGMANSYCNIGIIYGSQSSYPQALRCFFKALKIFEQLGDKKDMANSYNNISSLYTSLFEQGDSPEYSGAGGWAAENPALLLDTALYYQQQALLINKELSDEYNMTFSLSGIGSIYFLKKDYPTVIQYYQQAALLADSIGALQQSSEAHSGLAACYEQLSSYKLSLEHYKQFATLKDSVFNEEKSKEIGKLEARHEMEMAEIKRKQEEEEQARIL from the coding sequence TTGGAAAATAAAAAGACCATAATAAAAACAACCGCTTACCTAACCATTTTACTACTGGCTATGGGAGGCAGTTCTCCCGAGTACTCGGGATCATGGGGTGCGGGAGGCAATACTAAAATTGACAGCCTCAAAACCGTTATCCAAACAGCCAGCCATGATACGACAAAAGTAAAAGCGCTTAGCGACCTTGCATGGAAACTTATGTACTCCAAACCGGACACAGCTACAATACTCTGTGAAAAGGCACTGGAATTGCTTGAAACCGACAATTTGAAGGTTGAAGGTGATAGCCCGTCCGACCACCCCTTTTTGCGCACTGCGGTCTTTAATACTTTGGGGGCTATAAACTATATACAATCCAACTACCCACAAGCGCTGGAATACTACTTTAAAGCCCTTAAAATAAGAAAGGAACTGGGTGATAAAAAAGGCATGGCTGCCTCCTATAACAACATCGGGCTTATTTATTGGAATCAATCCTCCTACCCACAAGCGCTGGAATACTACTTTAAAGCCGTTAAAATAGAAGTGGAGCTTGGTGAGAAATCAACAGCATTGGCTGCCTTCTATAACAATATCGGAATTATTTATTGGTATCAATCTAACTACCCACAAGCGTTGGAATACTACTTTAAATCCCTTAAAATAGAAGAGCAACTGGGCGATAAAAAAGGCATGGCTAACTCCTATTGCAACATCGGGATTATTTATGGGAGTCAATCATCCTACCCCCAAGCACTGAGATGCTTCTTTAAAGCCCTTAAAATATTTGAGCAACTGGGTGATAAAAAAGACATGGCTAACTCCTATAACAACATCAGTAGCTTGTACACATCCTTATTTGAACAAGGTGACAGTCCCGAGTATTCGGGAGCGGGCGGTTGGGCTGCGGAAAATCCAGCCCTGTTACTTGACACTGCGTTGTATTATCAACAACAAGCCCTTTTGATAAATAAAGAGCTTAGCGATGAATACAATATGACTTTCAGCTTATCCGGCATAGGAAGCATTTATTTCCTAAAAAAGGATTACCCCACGGTCATACAGTACTACCAACAAGCCGCCCTGCTGGCAGACAGCATTGGCGCATTACAGCAAAGCAGCGAAGCACATTCGGGGCTGGCAGCGTGCTACGAACAGCTCAGCAGCTACAAACTTTCCCTTGAACATTATAAGCAATTTGCTACTCTCAAAGACAGTGTTTTCAACGAAGAAAAAAGTAAAGAAATTGGAAAACTTGAAGCAAGGCACGAAATGGAAATGGCAGAAATAAAACGCAAACAGGAAGAAGAAGAGCAGGCAAGAATTTTAG